ACGCAGGCCACGGATCACCCGGGCCGGCAGCCGCAAGGGCTGCCGGCCCGTTTCTTTTCGGGTCGCCGGTCACTCGATCTCCGTGATCTCGCCGTCCCACTCGATGGCGATCCCGCGCTGGACGCTCTGGGAGGCGGGACACCCCTTCTCGTGGATGGCGATGGCCCGCTCGGCCTCCTCCCGCTTGCCCCGGGGGACCTTCACGCGGTAGTGGACCCGGATCCGGGTGATCAGGGGGTGGCCATCCACGTTCTCGATCACCCCCTCGGCGTCGGCCATGAGACGCTCCCCGCTCGTCGGGATCTTGCGCGCTACCAGCGCGCCGGCCAGGGTGCCGGTCATTCAGCCGGCCACGGCGGCGACGATGTGGTCGAGGGTGGTGGGGAGCTCCTCTTCGGGCTCCACGCCGTAGAAGTGCTTGATCGCCCCGTGGACCCCGTAGTGGACCGGCTCGGGGAAGGGGGCGATGAAGGCCCGCCGATGCGGGCCCTTGTCCTTCAGGATCTTCACCTGCGACGTGTAGATGTGCTCGCCCATGCTCTGCCTCCCTTGGCTGCTGTCCCTCCTGGATGGCCCAGCCCCCTTCTACCACGGCGGCCGCCCGGCGGCAATGCGCCTTGACCGGCTCCGGGCCGGCCGATAGACTCCCCTGAGCTGCGCGCCGCTTCCGGCGACGCACAGGCGGCTCACGGTCCCCAGGTGGGGAAGGACGTCCACGAGCGATGATGGCAAGGCTCCTGTGCGCCGTGGCGCGGGTGGTCATCCGCTTCCCCGTGCCGGTCCTCCTCGTGGCGCTCCTCAGCGCCGCCGGCGCTCTCTGGTACACCGCCGGCCACCTCCGGTTCGAGATGGCCCGGAGCGCCCTCGTCGGCTCCGGGGAGCGATACGACCGACTCTACCAGGAGTACCGGCAAGACTTTCCGGACTACGAGCGTCTGGTGGTCGTGGTGGAGGCCGGCCAGGTCGCGGAAGCCAAGGCCTACGCCGCCGCCCTGGCCGACCGCCTGCGGGCGGATCCCGCCCACGTCCGGGACGTCTTCTACCGGATCGACCCGCAGGAGTTCGAGGACCGGGCCCTCCTGTACCTGGGTCTCGGTGAGCTCCGCACCCTGCGGGCGAAGGTGGAGGAGCACCGCGAGTTCCTGGCCGCCTTCGCCGCTCGCCCCACCCTTGAGCAGTTCTTCGCCCTCACGAATCGGGAGGTGACGCGGGGGCTGGTGCGCCACCTCTTCACGGACCTGGAGCCGGAAGGGTCGGAGGGACAGCCCCTCTCCGTAGACCTCCCCCTCTTCACGCGGGTCCTGGAGGGGATGCGGGACAGCGTGGCCGGCCGCGCCGCCTACCGCTCCCCCTGGGCGGCTTTCGTCCCCCGGGCCGATGGGGAGAGCGGCACCGACGGCTACCTGCTCTCCGCGGACGAGCGGTTCCTTTTCCTCCTGGTGGCGCCGGTCGAGGCGGAGACGACCTTCCTCGATCTCTGGGGACCGGGCGGCGCTGCGGATCCGGTGGAGGCCGTTCGGGCGGCCGCGGCGGCCGTGCGGCAGGACTTCCCCGGGGTGAGCGTCGGGGTCACCGGAAGTCCCGCGCTCGCCGCCGACGAGATGCGGGCCACCCAGCGCGACATCCTCCTGGCCTCGGTGCTCGGGTTTCTGGCGAATGCCCTGCTCCTGATCATCCCCTTCCGGGCCGTGATCAAGCCGGCCTTTGCCCTCCTGAGCCTGCTGGTCGGCCTCGCCTGGGCCTTCGGCTTCGCCACGCTCACGGTGGGCCATCTGAACCTCCTCTCGGCCGTCTTCTCCAGCATCCTCATCGGGATCGGAATCAACTTCCCGATTCACCTGCTGGCCCGCTACGAGGAGGCGCGGCGGACCGGGAAGGATGTCCCCGCGGCCCTGGAGGAGAGCCTGGGGCGGACGGGGGTGGGGGTCCTGGGGGCGGTCGTGATTATGGCGGCCGCCTTCTGGGCTGCTCTCCTCACCGATTTCCGCGGGATCGCCGAGCTGGGGTTCATCGCGGGCAG
The nucleotide sequence above comes from Candidatus Methylomirabilis sp.. Encoded proteins:
- a CDS encoding OsmC family protein is translated as MTGTLAGALVARKIPTSGERLMADAEGVIENVDGHPLITRIRVHYRVKVPRGKREEAERAIAIHEKGCPASQSVQRGIAIEWDGEITEIE